GTGGTAATATGATTGGGCAATGAATGGTGAATGATGATGCAGTTTGACTTTCTTGTTGTTTTTAAAACGAGTTGCATTTAATGTAGATAGTTTAGTCAATCGCAGCAAGCCAATTCTCCCTCTTTTCTTGATTTAcaaatttcaaaagcaaatttaagaactttgaactttgaagtCCAACGTCTTTTGTAAAACAGTTCCTTATCCATGATTCATTCATCTGATAAGAAGAATCATAAACGGGTATCATCGAAAATGTCATTATCACAATTCTacaacaatcaatgaaatattCAATTGCTGGGCACCTAACATTTGTTTCATCTGTAAAATCCCGTGATTGCTTCTTAATTCGTAGCGGCCATAATGGGCGGATctaaataatggaaaaattcaTCCCTTAATTTCATAGACATCACAAACAAAAGTAGTGTAGATACATGTAGGATCAGCATTTTTCCAATCTATTTTTGCCCCACGCTTTGGACCAATAACAACCCATACGacttcttaatataaattagaGTAACCAATCAATGCATCCTTGAGTCTCGGTCAAATTACGCTAATGTGATGCATTAGAGGCGTTTTACGCAATCATAGAATCTCgatttgatatttcttttcaaaagcgactaaagattaagaaaaaaacaCACCGTCAACTCTAAGAAAAactgttccaaaaaaaaaaaaaaattctaagaaaaaaatgaaaatatttacagTATTAATTCCCTTTTTCTCAAGTCATTATATACTCGCCCTAACTTTGTGAAACAAAatagagttctttttttttattggtcaaaaaacaaaataaagtcttttttttttttggggggctattaaaaacaaaatagagtttttttttttttttttgaacaaaaaaacaaaatagagttCAAAAATTGTAGAAAAATCCAATTAAGCAAGAGGAGAAGAGGGATGGAAAGAGAGGGGGTGGGGGACCGTCGGGgaggcattttggtcttttccgCTGGACGGTTCGCCATAAACACCAAAACGCAGTACGAACTACAACCCctcaaccccaaaaaaaaaaaaagaaaaaaaaaggcgcGGGCCCCACTTCTGTCCCCTTATCTTAGCCGTGGGCCCCGCCCCCTTCCCTTTCAGGACCACACCccaaatttgcatttatttaagcCGGCGGCTGTCAGAGAAAGTCAAAAATACTATTTTCCCtgaacccccaaaaaaaaaaaaaaaaaaaaaaaagaaacacaaacaaataataATCCCCCCAGGTGGTCCCCTCTGCCGCCCCCTCGTCCCGAATCCACATGTACGGCCCCGATTCGCCGACGCACCCCCGACGACGCGTGCTCCCGGTTGGGCGCGCGCGCGGTCCCCACCGGCGCGGGGAGCGGTCCCGGAGCCCCCTGCGTCCGCCACGTGTCGGGCCGATCGTCCCCCCCGTGAGTGACGGAAAGACTAGGGAGGAAGCAGCCGCGGGAGGGGTCTTCCATTGGTCCTCTCAATTATTGCCTCCCCtttttataaaaacaaaagaaaagtacagaaaaaaaaaagaaagaaggaatttCCGCAACGAAGATTCCGAAGACGGATTAGCCTCGCTTGCGGGTTTTGATTAAGCACCTAACCAATGATGTTTTACCATGTAAAGATAGCTTCACCTCACCTTCGATGTCCTCCTTAATCACCCCCGACCCGATTAAACCCTTCCCTAATCGATCTCGCGACGCGCTTGATTTTTAACCCTTGACTAGAGGAGATATCTAGTTCATGCTCAAGGACCCCAATTACCTTGACTAGTACAATGGGAAAGCGACTAACTTCCCCGATTGGAGGGCTTGCCTAGCCAAAAGATGCTTTTGGAAAAAAACGGAGCTATGGAATCTCTAAATTTTGTTGGGTTGTTCTAGATATTTTCTGTCCCCTTTTCATGTCGTTGGGTGGCCAGTCTAGATCGCCGAAGACATGTGACCACCAGCGTCGATAAAACTCATAGGGGTCAAGTTTACTAGATTAGCTGGGCTTTGCTTGTCGCCCTTCCGGTGCTGAGAGAATCATGCctattatcaaaaaaataacaacGATCTTGTCGggattgagaatcaaaatctcACCGCTCTACCATTATTTATTATCTCGTTCCACTCAGAAAGATAAACGAAATCTCTAGGTGCGCAAATAGAAATTCCAGAcggtgaatttttttattttttcccttttttggacGGGGTATTAAAAATAGTCGAATGACGTGGAAGACACGCTCCAAGGTTAGAGGGGATGTCCCCTAATCGTACGTGTAGAAAGGCGTTCCTAGATACGACGACGTGCCCTTCTCCTCTCCTCATCCAATTAAagaattagttaattaattaattataaaaaaaaaaaaggaaaagaaggaactTTACACGGGCATGATGCCACCCCCAACTTTTTGCAAGCGTGCcatgaaaaggacaaaagagcCGGCACGTGCGActaagtttgggttttttttttttttctccctcggGTATTGATCTATCTAGGCGCTAGAAAGATGATAAAAGTCATATCTTTGAGGTGGATCTTTTAATTCCTAGGAtaatttctctttcaaaattagattttctaGCAGGTGAGTTGATTGTCGTTTAACGAGCTTAATGGGCTTCGGATTTTATTAATTCCATACGAGCAAAAATTTAGGAATGAGAACGGGAGAGCACGGCTTTAGTTATGATAGATGCATTCGGGTTTGTTTTTATGGAGTCgagattttttccttttgtgaatTTTATGAGCTCGAATTTAAGAGCAAGagcataggaaaaaaaattcaaaacttcaaTGAATTTAGAATTACTGTAGTTACCACGTGCTCATAAATGCATGCGATTGTTAATTCGAGAAATTAGCCATAACCAAAGTTTTCGTGAATAATAAATCTTAAATATTAGAGGAAACTAAATTTCTGAATCTTTACTTATCATGCCAAAAAAACTTACGTTTACTTTTATTTACACAAAACGTTTGAAACCTATGAAAACCATATATGGATATGGATATGGACATGTACAAAACATtcaatttgtttgtttttttttttttttttgtaatttttcaaaacttaaaTTAGATCTTTTATTTTCGGATCTCGTGAAGAAAAAAAGCTGTTGGTTGAGTGAAAAAAAATACTGGTTATTGGCATGGTTTATTGGTTTGTCTAATCCTTTTTAATTCACACTACTTTATATGTACTTTATATGCAAATTTTGGCAATGTACGGTCTAATTCACTTAATATATTCTTAAGCATGCATAATAGACTTGCTCATTATggacaaatttaattttctgatttttttttatgaatactatatttatcaaaattcaaaaggatCTCGCAAAAAGTGGTTATAAAGACTTATTCTtaccaaaataccaaaaaagaatGCTTACGTTTTAACCATACGTTAGTTGCTGTagggaaaataacataaattattCGGAAACTTTAAACTAATATGTAATGTGGtatctgaatttttaatttgtttaatacaATTTCTGAATTTTAGCATAATGTTTAATGTAGtgcatgaatttttaatttattcaatataatctctGAACTTTTATtacatgttcaatataatccatgaattgcTAATGATttaaggattacattgaacaaactAAAAGTTAAGGGATTACATTGAATATTAAGCTATAATTTAGAGGTCatattggacaaattaaaatttcaaaagccAACATTACATATTGTGTCCAAATTTAAACATCCATTATTTCATTGTTATAATTACCGATTAATAAAAAGGGGGACCTCCTTGTACGCCATGCGAAAAAAACTCTCGAAGGGTTGACCTTGACGTTACCAATACAAACGTACGCCGACGTCACTAACCGCAATGCAAACGGAAATAATTGCGTTTATAATACTCCCCAATTGACACGGACacaaaaagaaggggaaaaaaggaaaagaaaagaaaataataacaataacaataacaataacaataatgataaataatgataaataatgatgataataataatgataaagcGTAATTTCCTCATTGGACGATCGGAGCTGTTTCCCGACCACCCTGTCGCCTGAAAACCACCATTCAAAACcacctctccccctccctcttcttctctctctaacAACTCCCTCATTCGCCTCCATTTGTAGtaagtcctctctctctctattttctctctctatctctgttCTCGAACCTCTGCGGCGAATTCCTTCTCTCTATAACCGAAGAGTATGAACGCGCCATAAGCGTCGTCGTCttcgtcgtcgtcatcgtcatcatcaacGGGATTCCTCCCATCGCCCCTCCTCCTCTCCCACCGCATGGCCTTCCACAACCACCTCTCCCACCAGGACCTCTCCTCCCTCCACCACTTCGCCGCCGAccagcagccgccgccgccgcagcaccagcagcagcagcagcacctgccggactcctcctcctccgtccacCACCAGCTCCACCACGCCGCCGGCCCCAACTGGCTCAACACCGCCCTCCTCCGCTCCgacgccgcggcggcggcggcggcggcggcggcgggcggcaaCAGCTTCCTCAACCTGCACACCTCGTCCGACTCCGCCGCGTCGCCGCAGGCGCAGCAGCAGCCGCCGGCGACGTCCGCGTCGGCCGCGGCGGGGCACCACCAGTGGCTGTCGCGGCAGCACTCGTCGCTGCTGCAGCGGAACCACAGCGAGGTCATCGACGCGGACTCGATCATCGACTCGGCGGATTTGAAGGAGAGCGTGAGCAAGGGGgacggcgggggcggcggggcCGCGGAGAGTAATTGGGAGAATGCCAAGTACAAGGCGGAGATATTGGCGCACCCGCTGTACGAGCAGCTGCTGTCGGCTCACGTGGCTTGCCTGAGGATTGCCACGCCGGTCGACCAGTTGCCGAGGATCGACGCTCAGCTGGCTCAGTCGCAGCATGTGGTGGCCAAGTACTCGGCGATGAGTCAAGGATTGGTCGCTGATGATAAAGAGCTTGATCAGTTCATGGTATATaaacctctccctctctctctctctctctctacatgcGTGTTCCTGTACGTTCCATGTGTCTGATCGCCTTTGCTGGATTTTGGTTGAATTCCGCGGTGTTCGTTGTCATCGCCGCTAAGGTTTGTCGTGGTGGTACTGGGAATTGTGAACTGAAATTGCAGTATGATTTGTATGCTCTGCAATTTTttcgtggttttttttttttttcgattttactAACTATATACGTGAATTGAGATGATAGAGGATCGAGAAATACTTCTGCTTACAGAGGAGTGCAAATTTAATCTGCTCTCGAGCACACAACAGATGTTTGGAAGTTACACGTTAAGCGGGGTTGACTTTCTGATATGAAATGTTCCTGGCTTGATCTTGGAGAATCGGAGCATCGAATTGCCGAGAGATCAGCACGGGAACACGAACATTACGACCTTTGATTGAGTTTTATCGACCAGACTTTCATTGTTCACTGGCTGTTTTCGATGGATTTCTTTATTGGGGACACTAAGAAAGACGCTTCTTTGCACTTAAATTCAGCCAAACCAAATCTGGCAGTGATTCTGGGGTTATTGCGGGAAACTAGTTGGAAGAATGATATTATGCATACATGCTCGACTTTACTAGCACCGAGCTATGaaattgccattttctttttgttcagaAACTTTGACATGGTTGCTGCAGCTTCATATCCTGACCTGGTGTAGAGAGCCTACCAAATCTGAAGTGTTCATCTGAATGGAAATT
This genomic stretch from Eucalyptus grandis isolate ANBG69807.140 chromosome 3, ASM1654582v1, whole genome shotgun sequence harbors:
- the LOC104437634 gene encoding homeobox protein knotted-1-like 3 isoform X2, giving the protein MAFHNHLSHQDLSSLHHFAADQQPPPPQHQQQQQHLPDSSSSVHHQLHHAAGPNWLNTALLRSDAAAAAAAAAAGGNSFLNLHTSSDSAASPQAQQQPPATSASAAAGHHQWLSRQHSSLLQRNHSEVIDADSIIDSADLKESVSKGDGGGGGAAESNWENAKYKAEILAHPLYEQLLSAHVACLRIATPVDQLPRIDAQLAQSQHVVAKYSAMSQGLVADDKELDQFMTHYVLLLCSFKEQLQQHVRVHAMEAVMACWEIEQSLQSLTGVSPGEGTGATMSDDEDDQVDSDANLFDGSLDGTDSLGFGPLIPTETERSLMERVRQELKHELKQGYKEKIIDIREEILRKRRAGKLPGDTTSVLKQWWQTHSKWPYPTEEDKARLVQETGLQLKQINNWFINQRKRNWHSNPSTSTVLKSKRKR
- the LOC104437634 gene encoding homeobox protein knotted-1-like 4 isoform X1, with product MAFHNHLSHQDLSSLHHFAADQQPPPPQHQQQQQHLPDSSSSVHHQLHHAAGPNWLNTALLRSDAAAAAAAAAAGGNSFLNLHTSSDSAASPQAQQQPPATSASAAAGHHQWLSRQHSSLLQRNHSEVIDADSIIDSADLKESVSKGDGGGGGAAESNWENAKYKAEILAHPLYEQLLSAHVACLRIATPVDQLPRIDAQLAQSQHVVAKYSAMSQGLVADDKELDQFMTHYVLLLCSFKEQLQQHVRVHAMEAVMACWEIEQSLQSLTGVSPGEGTGATMSDDEDDQVDSDANLFDGSLDGTDSLGFGPLIPTETERSLMERVRQELKHELKQGYKEKIIDIREEILRKRRAGKLPGDTTSVLKQWWQTHSKWPYPTEEDKARLVQETGLQLKQINNWFINQRKRNWHSNPSTSTVLKSKRKSNAGENSSDRFM